The genome window TTGTATGAAGAAACAATTtgtagattcaaaaaaaagaattctcTAGAAAAGTTCTGACTCTAAGAGGCAAATCAAAAGAGTTCATACAATGTCATATTTGTGCTAATTATTGTTGGTTGAGAAGCTGCCAAGAATTACCAAGGGGGTAGAATAACTATACAATTTCTGAATTCATAAAATcttattcagaattttctttttcccgcagaaaccttttttataaattcaaaaatatctccGAAATCCTAGACAACCagcaaaaagcaaaaaaaagcgCGGAAAAGCGAAGGAAATTTGTCTTATTGCTTGTCGTCGtaaacggaaaatttgaaattggctACAATTTGCGCTTGCCATCTTTTCTCGCAAACCTTTCacaagaaaactgaaatatttttgtaaaacttcaATGTTTCCTGCTATCGAGAAGATATAATATAAATAACCTTGAACATAAAATGTGTCAAAAGGTACAATACAAGTATTAGGGTGTGGTATTTCAAAATCCATCAATGTTCAATTATATCTACCCACCGTCATCATGAATAACCGTGAcatgattttgaatttcagaacaGAACACATACTTATTTTTATGGTTATTGAACTTATTGTGtgaaaaaacaatataaacCAAGAAAATggtattctctattagtggtTCATGtatattttcacaataaatttgaaaactctaaaaaactcttaaaaaGCAAATAGAATTGTTGAAAGTTTGGGTCAGTCTGGCTAgccaaatgaaaaatatttgatggatttcaatttttcaatttcgacagATTTTGAGTCCACACATCGATATCGGTGTTTGTGTTCACGTTTTTTGCGCGATTCAACCAAGAAAAAGTGTGTTTGTTTGTCGGCGCTCAATGTGGATATGCGATGGAAAACAGTAGATCTTATGATGCTTTGATGCTTTTTATGAGAATATACTACTTTCTTGTTATTGAGAAAACGGctgaaattttaggttttttctagaaaatagtTGAagtataataataaaaaactaaataagtCCTCattagttttcaagaaatttctttttttcttgaaaacaagATCTATCAGATATTGAGACCACGGaagtattttgttttcaaatattaaaatttcaaatatgtataatatttttctgttaacGTGAATACAATAATGCCTGAGATGACTTAAAAAGCAGAAAATAGGCAATAGGCAGGCATGAAAGCCTGCCTAACATTAAAGTTTTACCAAAGTAATGATACTACGAGAAAAGCAACTTCTCATGATACCAAATGCAGTTACCCTAACCATATCTCACGCTTCAAAGCACATCTCTCTactgttttcgaaaattggacgcttccaaaattttaaaaagatcctatttttctccaaaatgatcaagaattgataaaaagtccaaacaaaaaaacataaataagTAAGAAAACATAAATAGCAAAGGTTGATATTTTGGCTGTGGGTGGTGGATGTGGTGGTGTGACGGCTCATGTTGTTTTCGGCGTCCGACGCCTTCCGCCGTCCATTCTCTATTTCTCGCATTTTTCCCGCattctttttctcgttttcacttctttttttttctacaaccACACCACTGGCCACTATTATTCATGCTCCTAAAAAAACGGACAAAGGGTCCAAGGAATATTGAGCGAAAAGCACCGATTTGGTATGACACTAACACTTGACAAATGACAGAGAGGacaatattttacaaattgCTGGGAGAGGAAATGAGgagtgaaattggaaaaagaaaccGGCGGACTTTTagataaaaacttgaaaaaaattaaaagtagagttgcttaaaatatttctaaaggACTGATCATTAtaatataacattttcaaattgctcAGAGTAGGgaaaatttttagtccaaattggaaagctgaaaatgaaaaaaagaaggttAGAACTTTCAAGAAATCTAGAACAACATCtacaatatttcaataaaGGTAACCAATAAATATATagctaaaataaaaacaatttattggTTGATTCGAAACTGATTGAAATCTGAgtaattagtttcaaaaattaagttgTTCTCAAAAAGATCTCAGATCTCTCGATAAATTATTCAATAATGCTAAAAAATGTGTTAGTTAAAGTATTATGGTAGTAAAACTTTCACTAGAAAATAGGATAGATTCcgatgttttaattttttttttaaattatgataGCTTAGAATCTACGATTAAAACTGTCTAAACACCTTCTAAAAACGAAAAGATGAAAGAACTTGTGAAAAGTGGTACTGAATTGGTATTGTGGGGCAGATGACGAGTGTAGAGTACACTAATCCGCTTTCGCGCCTCTCTCTCCATTTCACAAAGTACCAATTCGTCTTCTTTCCAACCCATCTTTTAACGCAGCATCCCCCTCCCGGTTTCTATTCTATTCCAGAGTCGCATGTCAATTTGCACTGCTCTAACAATTAGAGAGCTCATTGAGCACAAAATGGGCAGAGCACTTAAATGTGTTCTTCTTTAGAGTGGTTGGAGAAGAATAGTGAACTGGGTCATTGGAATAACGAAGaggttttgaaattacaaatattttgaagttttgaaaattaggaacATTTTAACTACTGATTTTCACcaaacttgtgaaaaaaattaaataaaaatggaacTTTAGGTCCAAATGCACCAAAATAGTACATTAAGACaacataaataaattaatatttttaaagatgttaaaaaatatcgaaaacaaataattttttgaaaactttgaaatctgCAAGATAAATAGGAGCTAGACTATTTGCGATTACTATTTTATAGTGCTAGACTGATAGGAAAAAACGGTAGTGGCTgtattgattaaaatttttgaggcaTAAGTAATTGAGAAAACTCATTTCTTCCAACAATCTTCCAAGCgaaaaatatgcaaatgaAGGAAGAAAAGGGAAACGAAATTGAAACAATGTTTGATGGCTCATCCTTCATTTAGATCAAATGAAAGACCTCCATCTCTATCCCCTCAAGGGACAAAGAGCGTACACTAGACCACGTAACATTTGGGAGCTCTGAACTCAAAGATATAATATCTAGTAGGTCAGAATTCACATAGAAACTTCAAACATACATTATTCGAAGGCTTTCATCGCCTTCGgctgcatttttcaaaaagttttgacaaCAACGGAAAGGGTTTAAATTCCCAGAAGGGAGTTGCcgataatctgaaaaaagaaacgaagagagaaatgttttttgagtttgtgTAAATTCAATTTACTTCTTTTTACTACTTGTTTCGAATTTCTCGAATAGTTTTTATTATGCTTGTCGAAAAGAATAGCATCTTTATTCAAAAGCCAaactaaaatagaaaaataaaaaaagccATTAGTCTCTCCGAATCCAATCCTCTAATTTGCTCTGTCGTTCCGCTTCTGATTTCagcgttttttgaatttgttccagaagctgaaatttaaaaaaatcatatttaaaataacttgaaatattttttaatcttacGTTAGTAGCAGATACACTCAAATGTTCTTCGAAGAATTCCACACACTTGGAGAAGCTGGGTCGAAATGTTGcatcgaaattccaaaattgtttcattcgatcgtacctaaatttttttaaaagttttattctAGAAGTTTGAGTTTCCCAGCGATTGATTATGCTAACATTTTAGGATGACAATACTGTGGCATTGGAAGTTGATTTCCCTGAACAACATGCTCAAAAACATCACTGTTGGATACATTTGAATATGGTAATTCTCCCAATGAGAACATTTCATAAAGACTAACACCATACGACCACACATCCGATTTTTCTGTGCATTTTCCTTCTCTCATAACTTCTGGAGCCATCCATCTAGCAGGCATAGGAGTTCCTACACCTTTcgttattctgaaaattttatgtaaTGTTTATGATGCTATtgatataaatatttaaataccTATAATAGCCATCTACTTGATACTTTCTTGCTAGTCCGAAATCCGCGATTCGAATAGTTTTGTTCTTGTTGAGAAGAACATTGCGTAGAGCCAAATCACGGTGAACACACTaaaattgaatgattttttatgTGGAAAgtatagaaatttaaaaaaaaagcattttttaaacattaaaataagTATCTATAAAATTTGGCAGCGATTGCCAAAAAAGTaccgaaaattgaaagtttaaattttcaaaaagtttacgTTTTGTTCGAATTATATCTTACCGGAATAGATGCTAAATACTCCATTCCTTCAGCTATTTGatatgaaaaagaaagaaggtCAGACGTGCAAAGTGAGTCAAGACTTTCTTCAATGACATCATCCTCATTTTCATTGAACATATACGTTTTTCTTCTGATACTTTTTGGCAATAGATACCCATTTTTTTCGTAAACCAATTCATCTTTGAAGATACTCTTCTTCTCTTCAAGGAATTTTAATAGATCCCCACATTCGACGAATTCTACGATGAGTAAATTTCGAgcactgaaaaaagttatatcgAAAGTTGAGTTTCTCATCTCACCTTCCAGAATTTGCAGTAACTGCGCCAATTATAGCCAAAATGTTTGGGTTTCGTCCAATAGCACACATCAACTTCGTTTCGTcctcaatcattttttcttgattttcttggGTGGGATCATTTGATTCTTTAAaattgtgaactttttttttcaaatttcaaaacttacgtTTCACAGCAACGCTTAGCTTTTGAAGAGTGTCAGTTTCAGTATTTGAAGTTCGCATACTCAATAACCCATAACATACTTCTCCAAAGAATCCTGATCCAAGTTTATCTTCTGATATTTCCAGTTTAGCCTGATCAATTTCAAATCTAGGATCgaattcaagattttcaattcTCTCGTTGATTGGACGTTTCACAATAGGAGTTTCCTCATTTACAGACGTTACATCAAGCAATGGAGGTAGATCATATATGTTCGATTTGTTGCGAACTTCAGGATTGCTTCTGAAATTGGGTGAAGCATTCAGAAAAAGTTCTACTTATTTCGATAGTTTGAGTAACTTCCGGATTCAacaatttctcgaaaaatgttgTCCATTCTTTAGAAATATCTTTTGTTGATACTAATTCATTGAGGCTAAACTGTTCTGACATTTTCGTAATTTAATTAAGAAAGATATCTGAACCTTTATCGATTTCAGGTAATATTAATAATATATAGGATCCGTATtatgaaacttaaaaaatataccTTCGGTTCGTAATATTGTCCGAAGATTGCATCATCTGTTGGGAGTATCTTTTAGAAAGATAAACGATaacggaaattaaaattagaagaaTACATATAAGTATGTAAATTATAAACATTTGATCCATATATAGCACATTTGATATCTGTGACGAAATGTGCGGGTTTTCTGTGAAAGATctaaagaaataaaaagacaataggaagaaaaatgatcatAATCAGAACTCACTCAAACGTAGAATTGGAATAAACAAGGTGCATCAGAGAGAACAGTAATATGTATTTTATTCTTTCATATCTCATTTTTAAACACATTCAGGAGTTCAAGTTCAGAAGTTCAAATTAACAAGACCAGTTTTGATGGTTTACTGCAATATAAAACTTTGAAGGCCatttaatgaaaaagtgtATTACAGGCGTGCCAAGGTAAGGTGTAGCAAGAAACAAAATCTGATTTACCCAATATGATTGTATAATTGTTAGGTAGGAATATGAGGAATTACATTGCTGATTAATACCCTTTCACAGTTCCagattaataaaaattgttacttATGAGCTAGAAGAAAtttagcttttgaaaaaaaagaaagaaaatgcaTGTTTCTTAAAACTGtgtgaaaattagaataaaacacgaataataaataaaaaagaacacaTAAAATTAgttacaaaattgttttgatgtagccaaaataatgaaaattgagttgaTCACATATTTATTCATAGTCTAAAGTTATTTGTTGAACATCTGAAGATTCATAACAATAATTCATTTCATCCTTAAGCAATACAcgtctaaaatttaatttgaacatttgaatttctttaatATTTCTAAACCGATTCCGATCGTTCTACCCTTATCCAATCTTCTAgctttctttgattttcagcttcaactCGCAACATTTCATCTACATTTTCGAGAAGCTGAAAGATAAtacttttttccgaaattttttgaaaattaaaaaaaaatctgctaGCTATTGACTTACTTTACTAGCAGATTTTTTCATGTGCCCGATGAAGTATTCGACGCAATTAGAGAAGTTAGGCCGTAGCTCGGGTTTCTCATGCCAGCAAAGTTTCATAAGATCATATCtggaatatttcaaagttgATTTTGAGtacgaaaagtggaaaattattgatcTCACAATTCAACATGGCAATGCTGTGGTTGAGGACATCGTCTACCGCTATGCATATATTCATAAATTCGTTCTGATGGCACATCTGGATATGGAAGTTGTCCCAGCGTGAAGATCTCATAGAGGCAGATACCAAATGACCAGACATCAGATTTTTCGGTAAACTTCATTGTGTCGAAAGCTTCTGGAGACATCCAGCGAACTGGTACCGGAGCatctttggttttttgtggtctgaaagaaaaacactcaaaaaatgcATGTTAATTGTAGGCTCTGAAATTAACATGTAACACCTACATATAGTATGACTTGTTTTCATGTGTTCTTGCCATTCCAAAATCTGCGATTCGAattgttttgttcttttttaggAGCACATTTCTTAGCGCCAAATCTCTGTGAaccatctgaaattcaaaaaaataaaatcgttAACTGGAATGTCATAAATACCGGAATAGAAGCCAAGTATTGCATTCCGTTAGCTATTTGAAGTCCAAAGGAAAGAAGATCAGATGTTGTCAAAGAGTCCAAACTTTCCTTAATCACATAATCACTATTCTCATCGGTATTCTTGAAAACGTAATTTTTCCGTTTAGCACTGATTGGCGTTAAATAACTATCTGGCTCTGTTTTATCTTCGATCAAATGATCTTGGAATACATTTCGATGATCAATCAGGTATTTTCGAATATCTCCACAGTCTATGTACTCCGTGACAATCAGTAGGCGTCCTCTGGAaagatttttaagaaaattataaaagttaaaaaattactttctcAACTCCGAAGTGACAGCCCCAACGAGAGCCAATACATTAGGAAATCTACCGATGGAACACATCAATCGAAGCTCTGCGGCAAGCATGCTTGTTTGAGAAATGTCGTAGCAATTGGCCGCCGCTGAATTATTTTGTTTCTgatgcaatttttgaacaaaaactcacatttaaCAGCTACTGTCAGCctcattttcttctcttcttcatTCTTTGGACttgccattttcaaaattccttttCTTACAACTCCAAAGTTCCCGGAGCCCAGAATACTtttgttttcaagattttcactAGCAATTTCATATTGCTTTTTGTACGGGAGATAGTCAAGCTTATCATTGAGTGgtcgatttttcagttcttccGGCATTGCATCTCCTGTATCTCTTAAATCACTATAAATGTTCATGAGAGCCCTGAAAAGttcttcatttaaaaaacgtggaaaattcaaaacaaaatcttACATATTTTTCCGTTTCTCTTGAGTTTTTGATCGTCGAAGTCTCCATACAAGAAATGCAATGAATGCTAACAAAACTAGAAGCCCGTAGACAACAAAGAAGACAGTTGTCCTCAACTTGAACACGGAACCTT of Caenorhabditis elegans chromosome II contains these proteins:
- the kin-15 gene encoding receptor protein-tyrosine kinase (Confirmed by transcript evidence), with translation MCLKMRYERIKYILLFSLMHLVYSNSTFESNPEVRNKSNIYDLPPLLDVTSVNEETPIVKRPINERIENLEFDPRFEIDQAKLEISEDKLGSGFFGEVCYGLLSMRTSNTETDTLQKLSVAVKQSNDPTQENQEKMIEDETKLMCAIGRNPNILAIIGAVTANSGSARNLLIVEFVECGDLLKFLEEKKSIFKDELVYEKNGYLLPKSIRRKTYMFNENEDDVIEESLDSLCTSDLLSFSYQIAEGMEYLASIPCVHRDLALRNVLLNKNKTIRIADFGLARKYQVDGYYRITKGVGTPMPARWMAPEVMREGKCTEKSDVWSYGVSLYEMFSLGELPYSNVSNSDVFEHVVQGNQLPMPQYCHPKMYDRMKQFWNFDATFRPSFSKCVEFFEEHLSVSATNLLEQIQKTLKSEAERQSKLEDWIRRD
- the kin-15 gene encoding Receptor-like tyrosine-protein kinase kin-15 (Confirmed by transcript evidence) produces the protein MCLKMRYERIKYILLFSLMHLVYSNSTFESFTENPHISSQISNVLYMDQMFIIYILICILLILISVIVYLSKRYSQQMMQSSDNITNRRSNPEVRNKSNIYDLPPLLDVTSVNEETPIVKRPINERIENLEFDPRFEIDQAKLEISEDKLGSGFFGEVCYGLLSMRTSNTETDTLQKLSVAVKQSNDPTQENQEKMIEDETKLMCAIGRNPNILAIIGAVTANSGSARNLLIVEFVECGDLLKFLEEKKSIFKDELVYEKNGYLLPKSIRRKTYMFNENEDDVIEESLDSLCTSDLLSFSYQIAEGMEYLASIPCVHRDLALRNVLLNKNKTIRIADFGLARKYQVDGYYRITKGVGTPMPARWMAPEVMREGKCTEKSDVWSYGVSLYEMFSLGELPYSNVSNSDVFEHVVQGNQLPMPQYCHPKMYDRMKQFWNFDATFRPSFSKCVEFFEEHLSVSATNLLEQIQKTLKSEAERQSKLEDWIRRD
- the kin-16 gene encoding Receptor-like tyrosine-protein kinase kin-16 (Confirmed by transcript evidence) encodes the protein MQSFIFFVFLIYGFFPHCQSINDGNIKINLPNQQDVIYRYTRSERGDPAEKEGSVFKLRTTVFFVVYGLLVLLAFIAFLVWRLRRSKTQEKRKNMALMNIYSDLRDTGDAMPEELKNRPLNDKLDYLPYKKQYEIASENLENKSILGSGNFGVVRKGILKMASPKNEEEKKMRLTVAVKSAANCYDISQTSMLAAELRLMCSIGRFPNVLALVGAVTSELRKGRLLIVTEYIDCGDIRKYLIDHRNVFQDHLIEDKTEPDSYLTPISAKRKNYVFKNTDENSDYVIKESLDSLTTSDLLSFGLQIANGMQYLASIPMVHRDLALRNVLLKKNKTIRIADFGMARTHENKSYYIPQKTKDAPVPVRWMSPEAFDTMKFTEKSDVWSFGICLYEIFTLGQLPYPDVPSERIYEYMHSGRRCPQPQHCHVELYDLMKLCWHEKPELRPNFSNCVEYFIGHMKKSASKLLENVDEMLRVEAENQRKLEDWIRVERSESV